The following proteins are encoded in a genomic region of Brachypodium distachyon strain Bd21 chromosome 1, Brachypodium_distachyon_v3.0, whole genome shotgun sequence:
- the LOC100829061 gene encoding DNA (cytosine-5)-methyltransferase 1B isoform X1 has protein sequence MLMKGIQPSVDLPPLLATRTKRCRAKPQKKKEESTGEGQLETEPKDSAEVMHNEVENGAGSAARKRPRRAAACSDFKEKSVRLSEKSNVVMIKKNRMEEEEIDAINLTKLGPEDSPPCRKLIDFILHDADGNLQPFEMSEIDDFFITALIMPVDDDLEKERERGVRCEGFGRIEDWAISGYDEGTAVVWLSTELADYECVKPASNYRSYYSHFYEKAQVCVEVYRKLMRSVGGNPNLSLEELLATVVRSINAIQGYSGTMSKDFVIATGEFVYNQLIGLDQTAGNDDEKLATLPVLLALRDECKSRVEFNKMPPKISNGSLKINDAECNEVAEDDDEKLARLLQEEEEWKMMKKQRGKRGVPAQKNVYIKISEAEIANDYPLPAYYKPSTQEMDEYIFDGDDGMFSDDVPVRILNNWVLYNADSRLISLELIPMKSGTENDIVIFGSGFMRDDDGSCCSTAESANSSSSSSKAEHQDAGVPIYLSPIKEWLIEFGGSMICITIRTDVAWYKLRQPIKQYAPWCEPVLKTARLAVSIITLLKEQSRASKLSFVDVIKKVAEFDKGDPAFISSNISLVERYIVVHGQIILQQFADFPDETIRRSAFATGLLMKMEQRRHTKLFMKKKAQVTRGENLNPIATMGTSSKRKAMRATTTRLINRIWSDYYAHHFPEDSKDGDENEAKEIDDEQEENEDEDAEEEVQIEEEKVSETPPSTRSRKLVSQTSKEIRWEGKSTGKTASGEALYKCGYARELRIAVGGTVTLEDDSGEIVICFVEYMFQKPDGEKMVHGRMLQKGSETVLGNAANERELFLTNDCLEFELKDIKELVSVNLQSMPWGHKYRKENSEADKIERARVEERKKKGLPMEYLCRSLYWPEKGAFFSLPHDKLGLGNGVCSSCEHREPERDELRILSKTSFIYRKVTYSVHDFLYIRPEFFSQEEDRGTYKAGRNIGLKPYAVCHLLDVCEPVGSKKINPASAKVSVRRFYRPDDISSDKAYTSDIREVYYSEDIINVPVDMIEGKCDVRKKIDISNSDLPVMVEHVFFCEHIYDPMTGALKQLPPNVKLTSMVQKAAGALKKNKGKQICENDQVDSDKRKEVPKENRISTLDIFAGCGGLSEGLQQAGASFTKWAIEYEEPAGEAFRQNHPEAAVFVDNCNVILKAIMDKCGDASDCVSTSEAAEQAAKLAEENIKNLPVPGEVEFINGGPPCQGFSGMNRFNQSPWSKVQCEMILAFLSFAEYFRPRFFLLENVRNFVSFNKGQTFRLAVASLLEMGYQVRFGILEAGTFGVAQSRKRAFIWAAAPGEILPDWPEPMHVFASPELKITLPDGKYYAAAKSTAGGAPFRAITVRDTIGDLPKVENGANKLILEYGGEPTSWFQKKIRGSTIALNDHISKEMNELNLIRCKHIPKRPGCDWHDLPDEKVKLSSGQMVDLIPWCLPNTAKRHNQWKGLYGRLDWEGNFPTSVTDPQPMGKVGMCFHPDQDRIITVRECARSQGFPDSYQFAGTIQSKHRQIGNAVPPPLAFALGRKLKEAVDAKRQQA, from the exons ATGCTCATGAAAGGCATCCAGCCAAGTGTAGACCTCCCACCTCTCTTGGCTACCA GAACAAAAAGGTGCAGAGCAAagccacaaaagaaaaaggaggaaTCAACTGGAGAAGGCCAATTGGAGACTGAGCCTAAGGATTCAGCAGAAGTGATGCATAATGAAGTTGAAAATGGTGCTGGCTCTGCTGCTCGGAAGAGACCAAGGAGGGCAGCAGCTTGCTCTGATTTCAAAGAGAAATCTGTACGTTTATCTGAAAAAAGTAATGTTGTCATGATCAAGAAAAATCggatggaagaggaagaaataGATGCAATCAACCTGACAAAACTAGGGCCAGAAGATTCACCGCCTTGTCGGAAATTGATTGATTTCATCTTGCACGATGCAGATGGGAATCTGCAGCCCTTTGAAATGTCTGAAATAGATGATTTTTTCATAACAGCTCTCATCATGCCCGTGGATGATGATCTAGAAAAAGAGCGTGAAAGAGGAGTACGCTGTGAAGGATTTGGGCGTATTGAGGACTGGGCAATATCTGGTTATGATGAAGGTACTGCAGTGGTCTGGCTCTCAACGGAGCTTGCTGACTATGAATGTGTGAAACCAGCAAGCAATTACAGATCTTATTACAGCCATTTTTATGAGAAGGCACAGGTGTGTGTTGAAGTTTACAGAAAGCTCATGAGATCAGTAGGTGGGAATCCTAACCTGAGTCTGGAAGAATTGCTTGCTACTGTTGTTCGTTCTATTAATGCTATCCAAGGTTATAGTGGAACAATGAGCAAAGACTTTGTGATTGCCACTGGAGAATTTGTATACAACCAGCTTATTGGATTGGATCAGACAGCAGGCAATGATGATGAGAAGCTTGCTACACTGCCAGTTCTTCTTGCTTTAAGAGATGAATGCAAATCCAGAGTGGAATTTAACAAGATGCCGCCTAAGATCTCAAATGGAAGCCTGAAGATCAATGATGCTGAGTGTAATGAGGTAgctgaggatgatgatgagaaATTAGCAAGATTAttgcaggaagaagaagaatggaagatgatgaagaagcagAGAGGCAAACGTGGAGTGCCTGCCCAGAAAAATGTCTACATCAAAATTAGTGAAGCTGAGATTGCAAATGACTATCCTCTGCCTGCATACTATAAACCGTCTACCCAGGAAATGGATGAGTACATATTTGATGGTGATGATGGGATGTTCTCCGATGATGTGCCAGTAAGAATCCTCAACAACTGGGTTCTATACAATGCAGATTCTAGGCTTATTTCTCTGGAATTAATACCTATGAAGTCAGGCACAGAAAATGATATAGTTATCTTTGGATCTGGCTTTATgagagatgatgatggcagTTGCTGTTCGACAGCTGAGTCTGCAAATTCATCGTCTTCATCAAGTAAAGCTGAGCACCAGGATGCAGGAGTTCCGATATATTTGAGCCCAATCAAGGAATGGCTTATAGAATTTGGTGGCTCAATGATTTGCATAACCATTCGAACTGATGTGGCCTG GTACAAGCTACGACAGCCAATAAAGCAGTATGCCCCTTGGTGTGAGCCTGTACTGAAAACAGCAAGGCTAGCTGTTAGCATTATCACCCTATTGAAAGAGCAAAGTCGTGCTTCAAAGCTTTCTTTTGTCGATGTCATCAAGAAAGTGGCAGAATTTGATAAAGGGGATCCTGCTTTTATATCATCCAACATTTCACTAGTTGAGAGATATATTGTGGTACATGGACAGATCATACTTCAGCAGTTTGCAGATTTCCCAGATGAGACTATCAGACGGAGTGCATTTGCCACTGGTTTGTTAATGAAGATGGAGCAGAGAAGGCATACAAAGTTGTTCATGAAGAAAAAAGCTCAAGTCACAAGGGGAGAAAATCTCAATCCAATTGCAACAATGGGCACATcatcaaaaagaaaagcaatgCGTGCAACCACAACCAGATTGATCAACAGAATATGGAGCGACTACTATGCACACCATTTTCCTGAAGATTCCAAGGATGGAGATGAAAATGAAGCAAAAGAAATTGATGATGagcaagaagaaaatgaagatgAGGATGCTGAAGAGGAGGTGCAGattgaagaagagaaggtTTCAGAGACTCCACCATCAACACGGTCTCGAAAACTGGTATCCCAAACTAGCAAAGAAATTAGGTGGGAGGGTAAATCAACTGGAAAAACAGCTTCTGGAGAAGCTTTATACAAATGTGGGTATGCCCGAGAACTCAGAATAGCTGTGGGAGGGACAGTCACACTAGAAGATGATTCAGGAGAAATAGTCATATGCTTTGTTGAATACATGTTTCAGAAACCTGATGGTGAAAAAATGGTTCATGGAAGGATGCTACAAAAAGGTTCAGAGACTGTTCTTGGCAATGCTGCAAATGAAAGGGAGCTTTTCTTAACTAATGATTGTTTAGAGTTTGAATTGAAGGACATCAAAGAATTGGTGTCTGTCAACCTTCAGTCAATGCCTTGGGGTCACAAGTATAGAAAAGAGAACTCTGAAGCTGATAAGATTGAGCGAGCTAGAGTGgaagagaggaaaaagaagggTCTGCCAATGGAATATTTATGCAGAAGCCTGTACTGGCCTGAGAAGGGTGCCTTCTTCTCCCTACCTCATGATAAACTGGGTCTTGGCAATGGTGTTTGTAGCTCTTGTGAGCATAGAGAACCAGAACGTGATGAATTGAGAATACTCTccaagaccagcttcatcTACAGAAAAGTTACCTACAGTGTACACGACTTCTTATACATCAGGCCTGAGTTCTTCTCCCAAGAAGAGGATCGTGGCACCTATAAGGCAGGAAGAAACATTGGCCTAAAACCCTATGCAGTTTGTCATCTGCTGGATGTCTGTGAACCTGTtggttctaaaaaaattaacccTGCATCAGCAAAAGTCAGTGTCCGAAGATTTTATAGACCAGATGACATTTCATCAGACAAAGCTTATACATCAGACATCAGAGAG GTATACTATAGCGAAGATATAATTAATGTACCTGTGGATATGATAGAGGGAAAATGTGATGTCAGAAAGAAGATAGATATCTCAAATTCAGATCTTCCAGTGATGGTTGAACATGTATTCTTCTGCGAACATATCTATGATCCTATGACTGGAGCTCTCAAGCAG TTGCCTCCAAATGTAAAGCTCACGTCCATGGTACAAAAGGCAGCTGGTGCTTTGAAAAAGAATAAAGGGAAACAGATCTGTGAAAATGATCAAGTTGATTCAGATAAGCGGAAGGAGGTGCCCAAAGAGAATCGTATCTCAACTCTGGACATTTTTGCTGGCTGTGGAGGTTTATCAGAAGGATTGCAGCAAGCTG GTGCATCCTTCACAAAATGGGCAATTGAATACGAGGAACCAGCTGGTGAAGCATTCAGGCAAAACCATCCGGAAGCTGCTGTATTTGTGGATAACTGCAATGTGATCTTGAA GGCAATTATGGACAAATGTGGGGATGCTAGTGACTGCGTTTCTACTTCTGAAGCTGCTGAACAAGCTGCTAAACTTGCTGAAGAGAATATTAAGAACCTTCCTGTCCCTGGTGAAGTAGAATTCATAAATGGTGGTCCTCCCTGTCAG GGCTTTTCTGGGATGAACAGATTCAACCAAAGCCCATGGAGTAAAGTTCAGTGCGAGATGATTTTAGCATTCCTCTCTTTTGCAGAATATTTCCGTCCCAGATTCTTTCTTTTAGAAAATGTTAGgaactttgtttctttcaACAAGGGGCAGACCTTCCGATTGGCAGTTGCATCTCTCCTGGAGATGGGATACCAG GTTCGGTTTGGAATCTTAGAAGCAGGGACTTTTGGTGTTGCGCAGTCCAGGAAAAGGGCATTCATTTGGGCTGCTGCTCCAGGAGAGATTCTTCCTGACTGGCCAGAACCGATGCATGTGTTTGCTAGCCCTGAACTGAAAATAACACTGCCTGATGGCAAATACTATGCAGCTGCCAAAAGCACAGCTGGTGGGGCGCCTTTCCGTGCAATAACTGTTAGAGATACAATCGGGGATTTGCCAAAAGTGGAAAATGGTGCCAATAAGCTCATACTTGAG TATGGAGGTGAGCCCACATCTTGGTTCCAGAAGAAGATTAGAGGTAGCACGATCGCACTGAATGATCACATATCCAAGGAGATGAATGAACTAAATCTCATAAGATGCAAACACATTCCAAAGCGACCAGGCTGTGACTGGCACGACCTACCAGATGAGAAG GTGAAGCTATCTTCTGGGCAAATGGTGGACCTGATACCTTGGTGCTTGCCTAACACCGCCAAAAGGCACAACCAATGGAAAGGGCTGTACGGGAGGTTGGACTGGGAGGGCAATTTCCCCACATCTGTGACAGATCCCCAGCCGATGGGTAAGGTTGGCATGTGCTTCCACCCTGACCAGGACAGGATCATCACAGTCCGGGAATGTGCAAGGTCTCAG GGCTTTCCCGACAGCTACCAATTTGCAGGCACCATTCAGAGCAAGCACAGGCAGATCGGCAACGCCGTGCCGCCCCCTCTTGCCTTCGCTCTTGGGAGAAAGCTGAAGGAAGCTGTTGACGCTAAGCGACAGCAAGCGTGA